A genomic region of Leptolyngbya sp. NIES-2104 contains the following coding sequences:
- a CDS encoding cation:proton antiporter, which produces MFLLTAGVLQEPIVAFVILLAVILIVPIVFERFRVPGLVGLLASGVALGSNGLGIINGDSETMNLLSDIGLVYLMFVAGLEIDIEQFTRTRNRSIGFGTYTFLVPLITGTIVGRVFGFDWNPAILIGSLFASHTLLAYPIVSRLGIVTNEAVTVTIGATIFTDIGALLVLAICVGIHAGDFTIAKLITLLGSLVIYTIVILFGFDKAGREFFRRSGTDEGNQFLFVLLAVFLASVGAQLIGVEKIVGAFLSGLAVNRVVGDSPVKEKVLFVGSVLFIPIFFIDMGLLIRVPAFIQSLTDPKLLGLTIAIVFGLIASKFGAAVLAKLTYRYSWREMMVMGSLSLPQVAATLAATLVGYRAGLLTEGVLNSVIVLMLVTSILGPILTARFANELRLETLSEIEPTLSAPTWTRQTTVLVPVYNPNTEAYLLELAALITRSHSGQLIPLAIALSQASLNSPEMQNRLDRSESLLKLAAELTQDYGVTVSPLLRIDDNVAQGITRASREAHANLIVMGWGRKSRLGERLFRTIVSSVLSTAPCPVAVARLVQSPSKFQSILIPIENLTPRSLFPLEFAHNISIATGGRITVLHVCDRATSSSKIAWIKSQIALLVAKLPLTAEVQIVPDDDRVRAIAVAAQSVDLVVLPSSQRLMSAGGLPLNSLTAQIAPQIQASIVLLGEPEVVDRTIFLPS; this is translated from the coding sequence GCTCGGCTCGAATGGATTAGGAATCATTAACGGTGACTCGGAAACGATGAATCTGCTTTCAGACATCGGATTGGTGTATCTGATGTTTGTGGCAGGTTTAGAAATTGATATTGAGCAATTTACGCGCACTCGGAATCGATCGATTGGATTCGGAACTTACACCTTTTTAGTTCCGCTGATTACTGGAACGATCGTTGGGCGAGTCTTTGGATTTGATTGGAATCCAGCGATTTTAATCGGTTCACTGTTTGCGTCTCACACGCTGTTGGCTTATCCGATCGTTAGTCGATTAGGAATCGTGACAAATGAAGCGGTCACAGTCACGATCGGGGCAACGATTTTTACAGATATCGGTGCGCTATTGGTGTTGGCGATTTGTGTGGGAATTCATGCGGGAGATTTTACGATCGCGAAACTGATCACGCTTTTAGGATCGCTGGTGATTTATACGATCGTGATTCTCTTCGGATTCGACAAAGCGGGGCGCGAATTCTTTCGACGCTCTGGTACCGATGAAGGCAATCAATTTCTATTTGTGCTGTTGGCTGTGTTTCTCGCTTCAGTGGGAGCGCAGCTAATCGGAGTTGAAAAAATTGTCGGGGCGTTCTTGTCTGGGCTGGCAGTAAATCGAGTGGTCGGAGATAGCCCAGTTAAAGAAAAAGTTTTGTTCGTGGGCAGCGTTTTGTTTATCCCGATCTTTTTCATCGATATGGGATTGCTAATTCGCGTTCCGGCATTTATTCAGAGTTTGACTGATCCGAAACTGTTGGGATTGACGATCGCGATCGTGTTTGGTCTGATTGCTAGTAAATTCGGAGCGGCTGTCTTAGCAAAACTTACGTATCGCTACAGTTGGCGAGAAATGATGGTGATGGGGTCGCTTTCTTTGCCTCAAGTTGCGGCAACGTTGGCAGCTACACTCGTTGGATACCGGGCAGGCTTGCTGACTGAAGGTGTTTTGAATAGTGTCATCGTTTTAATGCTGGTGACTTCGATATTGGGACCGATTCTAACGGCGCGATTTGCGAATGAATTGCGGCTAGAAACTTTAAGCGAAATCGAACCTACCCTTTCTGCTCCAACTTGGACACGTCAAACAACGGTTTTAGTTCCGGTCTATAACCCAAATACAGAAGCCTACTTACTGGAACTTGCCGCATTGATTACTCGATCGCATTCTGGACAATTAATTCCATTGGCGATCGCGCTTTCTCAAGCATCGCTCAATTCACCGGAAATGCAGAATCGCCTCGATCGCAGTGAATCGCTTCTAAAGCTTGCGGCTGAACTAACTCAGGATTACGGCGTGACGGTTTCGCCCTTGCTCCGAATCGATGACAACGTGGCTCAGGGAATCACTCGTGCAAGTCGAGAAGCCCACGCGAATTTGATTGTGATGGGATGGGGGCGCAAAAGTCGATTAGGAGAGCGCCTGTTTAGAACGATCGTCAGCAGCGTTCTGAGTACTGCTCCTTGTCCGGTTGCGGTGGCGCGATTGGTTCAATCACCAAGCAAATTTCAGAGCATTCTCATCCCGATCGAGAATCTCACACCGCGCTCGCTGTTTCCGCTGGAATTCGCTCACAATATTTCGATCGCAACGGGTGGACGTATTACCGTCCTGCATGTGTGCGATCGCGCAACATCTTCTAGTAAAATTGCCTGGATTAAATCTCAAATTGCGCTATTGGTGGCAAAACTTCCGCTCACGGCTGAAGTTCAAATCGTGCCCGACGACGATCGAGTTCGAGCGATCGCAGTCGCGGCTCAATCTGTGGACTTAGTGGTTTTGCCCTCTAGTCAACGGTTGATGAGTGCTGGAGGCTTGCCCCTGAATAGTTTAACCGCTCAAATTGCGCCTCAGATTCAGGCATC